In the genome of Candida albicans SC5314 chromosome 6, complete sequence, the window ctttaaaaaaagatcCTGTGCGAGCTTGGTTAATTGAACAAGCATTACAAGGGAAAGATTGGGCATGGGTCAAAGCCAATAAAGAAGGTATTAATATTGCTGGAGATGTTGAAGACATTGATTTAAGTAAAAGAATCAATCGAaaactttattttcaaatttgtcGTTTACTTGGAGCGGAAACACCACCTGATGAACCCGATGAATCAGAAGAGAGTGCCCCAGAATCTGTGTCGCCATCAACTACAGCAAACGATCAACGTGAAAGTGGCTATAtgtttgatgatgaaactCATGGTTTAGTTCAAAATAATAGTTATGATTTCCCAACTAACGATTTTCATCATGGATTAAGTGAATCATCCCCAGCTAATTTTGATATTCCAAATTTTGGTCAATcggatgatgatgatgaaggaGAAGGAGCAGAGACTGAGGCAAACAACAGAAGAGCTTTAAAAGCAGAATGTGAAGGAATTTTAAAGTATGTTGAATCAACCATGGAAAGTGCATTCGAAATGTTGCCCGTGCAAAGGTTACACGACTTGAAGGAATTTATGAAAAATACAGCAAAGCAAATGGAACAAGAGTTTCTGTCGAACCATTCAACGTGATGGCTTGTAAATTAACGTTGTAAATGtaagtttgatttttatatAGGTAAATATGTATTGTAACAGGAATAAAAGGTGGATTTTGGTGTTCTTAGAGATTTTGTGCTACCATGTGAATCAAGAATTTCTActttcatttttgattctttttcgTTGAGAATTTGTATtacaatatttgataaatatttgcAACCAACAGTAAAGATACTATTCCATACTACATAATATCTAGATGTATTTAATGCTATTATATACTAATAATTAGAAATGTTGGGAGCTAGTTATTAGATTATTTTTAGAGCCATATACAGCTTAGAAAATGGAGATGCTTTTTTGCTGGGTTATGTACTTGCCGTAATATGCccatttgaaaatataattcGTATACCAGATACCGTTCCAGTTTCTGAGAATAAAAAGGTTTTGCCTGATCTATTAACAGTCACAGATCCCACTTCATTCAACTGAATTCGAAGCTGAATGtgttttccaattccatAGCTTATTCTATTTATGAGTCAATTCATAAATCTTATCTTTCTTAGAATTCAAtaccaaataaaatttcaGTTCTAAATCCTCAATTATTTTatcataatcatttttGGTCAATTCAAGATTCAGttctaatttttgattttccGATTTTAATCGatccaaattattatttgattcaatcaataattccaataatGATTCATTCTGAGAATTATATAATTCCATCCAATTAAgtaaattttcttcatcatttaaatatggattattttcaatatcaacagGTGGTAACTCGATCGTTCCAATGGTCACGGCATATTTGGCATCTgttttgattgataaaaCAATGTTGTTCTTATTAGGTTCAATATCGTCCAAATATTCATTATTGGCATCATAATTGGATTTATCACTAATCAATTTAGccattaatttcaattgttgctgttgttgctgtgTTGGAGCCTTGGTGGTTTGTTTAGCCTCTATCAAACTTTCTAAATCAAGTGGGAAAAgattattcaataattcGAAATGTTTATCATTACTAAGATCTATATTAGGAATATACCTTCGGAAAACTCGATTACTGTTGTCTGTCGTTAGTGTTTTATGGAAATACCCTTCACTGCATATGGCAGTTAAAGATTTATTTATGAAAAGGGGATTATTACTTGGTTCATAATCAGCTCCTGATACGTGAAGCcataatgaagaattttttattgtttcagATGTTGCTTTGTCTTCAATTATCAAAGGGACTCGCAAAATTGTTCCCAGAAGTATCTTCTCTCCTTCATGTATTTCTTTATTCATATCATTGATGATTAAAAGGTAGAGAGAGTGACAGTATCAACTATTCAAATTCGATGTAACAGAAcgctattttttttttcaaatcccCTGAATATGGAGACgagaaaatgaaaaaaaaattgtttcagGAGTTTAAAAAACCCTTTATACtataatcatttttttagtaAACATCCGTACTACAATCGTGTTTGTAGATGTCTACGTAATCATGTCTACGTCAGATATTAACAAAACTATAGCATTATTACAATCATcgaaaataaaagaaagaaatgacgcgttaaataatttagaGAATATAGCAGCATCGAAATTTAGATTAAATCCCAAACAATTTAGACAATTAACCCAAGCAATATTAGCATTAATTAAGCATGAATCACAAATatatttcaacaacaaatccaCTACAGTCGACTCAAGATTAAGTCAAGCATCGTATAATCTACGACTCCTCactgaaaaatcaattgaagataCAAGAATCGATTTCAAATACCGCACATATCTTGATTTGTGCATGGGCATAAAAGATCAATTTTTCGTACACTCGGAATTGTTAGAGCCTTGCTcgattgattttattaagACTATAACAagtattttgaatttgagtTATGTCAAGGAACATTTGAATAGGAAAGAATGGAGTATACTATACATTTTCTTGGTTTcattaatcaataatatattaGATGATTGTGAAGGGTCCTTCTCAAATAACGGTAATAAcgaaaaattgttgattgatttatataCGGCATTACAGAATTTATTACAATGTGAAAGTAGCgtttcaatcaattatttacaATTATATGATAATGACAACTATTTCAAGTTGTTGAGAATATTGGATAAAACTTCAgaattattgaagaaagaaaatgttatcataattattattttccgAATAATAAACAAGTTGATCACGGTAATTGCCACTGAGAAATTCAAGTTTGTCAACAAGttaattaaaattggtATAAGATTAATGGTTTACTTTCACCATTCACATTGGGAGAAATTGCAGGAACAATTTcttatatttattaacttACCGGGAACTCATGATTTAATCAACTTACACAATTTaccaaaattgattggCGATCGATATATTCTTAGTGAAATCAGCACTCAAGAAGATGGAGATTCCATAAATTCACAAGCAGACAATCAAGATGAAGTGTTTTTATACAATCTAGGAGTGCTtattcatcatttaatgaagaaattaatgtCTGGGTCATTTGAACTAAAAACTGAAGACATTGGAATGTGtacaatcaacaacagtaTCACATggttcaatttgaaaacgaTATACTCGGACTCGCAAAACTACAAGCCGTGGTTGTTGACTTTAGGAGTTTCACGTCTTTTGAAATCATATTATGACTTGAAACAGTTTATAAACAAACAGTCAAATGACCCACAAACCAGTCTACTTCTTTACTCAAATGGGTCACCCAATAAGAACAAGCGACAGAAACTAGGCTCAATTGCAGATACCATCAGTGATTCGAATAGTGCAATTGAACTTTGcaataaattaattcattCCAAAGAATCATCAGATAATCAAGTGTTGggtttgaaattgttgactTTTTACCTTGAATTATACACTTttgaaaaaccaaaagaaCAATCAACTGAATCAGATAGTATGGATACCACTATTGGTGAAAACACAACATTTGACTTTGTCATATCAACCACTGACAACACATTCATTGACAAAAATGTGGTAATgaagaatattttgattacTTTTGACGATAATTCAATGAATTTCTGGAGCAGTCTTTGTGCAAGATCAGTTTTGTTAGACGAAATATTGCAACTGAATCATGGTGGGTTTAAGTTCAAAAAATCATTCTCAATACAgcttttgaaattatctTTACTTTTATTAAAAGAGCCAGAGGTTGCCAATATTGCGTGCAATATCATCTTTAAATTAGTGTTTGAGCAGAAAACCAATCTAAGTGAATTGATCGATGATTCTGTTATCATTCAATTGGAAACTTTAATTGATCTTTCAGAAATCAATGGGCCATACAAAATCACTGAAGAAAGTTTCCAATTTTGGTATgcaatcaacaaattggCCATTGAAGTGAATTTGtccaagaaaaattttttgggtCGACGAATTCAAGATTGGATGTTAGCAAAATGGGATATCACATTTTCGCCTGGTGCAGATTTTGTTAGTGTTGGCTCAAGTCTAGCCAATTTCATATACTGGTTGCTGGGGAACTCAATTAGTTATAgcccaacaacaactcaGAAATCGACTTATGAAGGTGATATTTAtgaattttattattttgcaCAATCTTATGATAGTTTAGAAAAGTTTTTGTGTTTAAAATCTGTATCAGATAGTAGCGAGACCATCAAGTTTGATATAATCAGCATTGCTAGTAGTGACAGAATTGACGCAATATTGAATAAAGTAAATCTGACATTTATGGTGTTTGATAGAAGTCTGGTTACCAGTGGtagtttattttg includes:
- a CDS encoding uncharacterized protein (Protein with a predicted double-strand break repair domain; Hap43-repressed gene), yielding MNKEIHEGEKILSGTILRVPLIIEDKATSETIKNSSLWLHVSGADYEPSNNPLFINKSLTAICSEGYFHKTLTTDNSNRVFRRYIPNIDLSNDKHFELLNNLFPLDLESLIEAKQTTKAPTQQQQQQLKLMAKLISDKSNYDANNEYLDDIEPNKNNIVLSIKTDAKYAVTIGTIELPPVDIENNPYLNDEENLLNWMELYNSQNESLLELLIESNNNLDRLKSENQKLESNLELTKNDYDKIIEDLESKFYLVLNSKKDKIYELTHK